From a single Lolium rigidum isolate FL_2022 chromosome 7, APGP_CSIRO_Lrig_0.1, whole genome shotgun sequence genomic region:
- the LOC124670886 gene encoding pentatricopeptide repeat-containing protein At3g50420-like: MPPSVPPLLGLHPLEPALAAAADALHRSCPSSPRRAVLRRARALHALLAVSAAPSARWPTTFVVNQLLALYARLAALPDALALLRATPRPSVVSFNTVLSALSRGSSPRHAPRAAFRLFAQLHASGLRPTAPSLCALLRAAGAARDGRAGAAAHSQALALGFLATDIVPTALLQMYCECGAPGDANRVFDEMPTRDVVAWNCAIHCSVRYGNLAHALRHFREMVRRGLAPSESTLSSVLSGCARAGDSRGGRALHGWVVKSDELDPDTPLQNALLGMYAGSGDLGTALRVFDRIDSPDLVSWNTLIAGFSGAGDGWSAMDAFVRLKDAPFGEPVAPDDYTFAALVSAAAALPAMQSGMPIHAQVVKSGFESSVFVGNTLINMYFTNDRAESARVLFDSLPEKDVIMWTEMVAGHSSLGEGELALKYFISMLQEGYKVDSFSLSSALNSTAELAGLKQGEMLHAQVVKSGYEGNICASGSLLDMYAKNGALEGAYLVFCTIQKRDLKSWNSMIGGYGNYGNSEMAFKLFGEMIRDELQPDHVTYISLLSACSHCGLVEKGKFYWYCMMTDGIMPGFKHYSSMVSLLSRAGLLEEALDLLMKSPFAKKCPELWRILLSSCVALKDLSIGVHAAEQALEQDPDDMSTHILLSNLYAAAGKWDVVAEIRRKIRGMVVEKEPGLSWIEIKKMVHVFSADDEFHTQIDDCHDELLRLKGNMELLDSSEKELLSSG; this comes from the coding sequence ATGCCACCAAGTGTGCCGCCGCTGCTCGGCCTCCACCCGCTGGAGccggcgctcgccgccgccgccgacgcgctgcACCGCTCCTGCCCCAGTTCCCCGCGCCGCGCCGTcctccgccgcgcgcgcgcgctacACGCGCTCCTCGCGGTCTCCGCCGCGCCCTCCGCGCGGTGGCCCACCACGTTCGTCGTCAACCAGCTCCTCGCCCTCTACGCCCGCCTCGCCGCGCTCCCGGACGCGCTCGCGCTGCTCCGCGCCACGCCGCGCCCCTCCGTCGTCTCCTTCAACACCGTCCTCTCCGCGCTCTCCCGCGGCTCCTCCCCGCGCCACGCGCCGCGCGCCGCCTTCCGGCTCTTCGCCCAGCTGCACGCGTCGGGGCTCCGCCCCACGGCGCCCAGCCTCTGCGcgctcctccgcgccgccggcgcGGCCCGCGACGGCCGGGCGGGCGCCGCGGCGCACTCCCAGGCCCTCGCGCTCGGCTTCCTCGCCACCGACATCGTGCCCACCGCCCTGCTGCAGATGTACTGCGAGTGCGGGGCGCCGGGGGACGCCAACcgggtgttcgacgaaatgccgacCCGGGACGTGGTGGCGTGGAACTGCGCGATCCACTGCAGCGTGCGGTACGGCAACCTCGCTCATGCCCTCCGCCACTTCCGCGAGATGGTGCGGCGTGGGCTGGCGCCCAGCGAGAGCACGCTCTCGTCGGTGCTGAGCGGGTGCGCGCGCGCCGGGGATAGCCGAGGGGGCCGCGCGCTGCATGGATGGGTGGTGAAGTCGGATGAGCTGGATCCCGACACTCCGCTGCAGAACGCGCTGCTGGGCATGTACGCTGGCAGCGGCGATCTGGGCACCGCGCTGCGTGTGTTCGACAGGATCGATTCACCCGACCTGGTGTCGTGGAACACTCTGATCGCTGGGTTTTCTGGTgctggggatgggtggagcgccaTGGATGCTTTCGTGCGGCTCAAGGACGCGCCGTTTGGTGAGCCGGTTGCCCCTGATGATTACACCTTTGCAGCTCTAGTGTCTGCAGCTGCTGCTTTGCCTGCAATGCAAAGTGGAATGCCGATTCACGCTCAAGTGGTCAAATCTGGGTTTGAGAGCAGCGTCTTTGTAGGGAATACGCTGATCAATATGTATTTCACAAACGACAGGGCAGAGTCAGCGCGAGTTTTGTTTGACTCCCTTCCCGAGAAAGATGTGATTATGTGGACCGAGATGGTGGCGGGCCACTCTTCGTTGGGCGAAGGTGAACTGGCCTTGAAATACTTCATTAGCATGCTTCAGGAAGGGTACAAGGTTGACAGCTTCTCTCTGAGCAGTGCTTTGAACTCCACGGCAGAGCTTGCAgggcttaaacaaggagagatgcTCCATGCTCAAGTAGTAAAAAGTGGTTATGAAGGGAATATCTGTGCCTCTGGAAGCCTGCTTGACATGTATGCGAAAAATGGTGCTCTTGAAGGTGCGTATTTAGTGTTCTGTACCATACAAAAGCGAGATTTGAAGAGTTGGAATTCCATGATAGGGGGATATGGCAATTATGGGAATTCAGAAATGGCATTTAAGCTATTTGGTGAGATGATTCGTGATGAGCTGCAACCTGACCATGTAACTTATATCTCCCTCCTTTCTGCATGCAGCCACTGTGGACTAGTTGAGAAAGGGAAATTTTATTGGTATTGTATGATGACTGATGGTATTATGCCAGGGTTCAAGCACTACAGTAGCATGGTGAGTTTGTTGAGTAGGGCAGGTTTATTGGAGGAAGCACTTGATTTACTGATGAAATCCCCATTTGCCAAGAAATGCCCTGAGCTATGGAGAATTCTGCTAAGCTCTTGTGTAGCATTAAAAGATTTGTCCATTGGTGTTCATGCTGCCGAACAGGCACTAGAGCAAGACCCAGATGACATGTCAACACATATATTGCTTTCAAACCTTTATGCTGCTGCAGGAAAATGGGATGTTGTAGCTGAAATTAGGAGAAAGATCAGAGGAATGGTGGTTGAGAAGGAACCTGGGCTGAGCTGGATTGAGATTAAAAAGATGGTTCATGTGTTCTCTGCAGATGATGAATTCCACACCCAGATAGACGACTGTCATGATGAGTTGCTTAGACTTAAGGGAAACATGGAATTGTTGGATAGTTCTGAAAAGGAATTGCTATCAAGTGGCTAA